A genomic region of Panulirus ornatus isolate Po-2019 chromosome 24, ASM3632096v1, whole genome shotgun sequence contains the following coding sequences:
- the LOC139757016 gene encoding protein trapped in endoderm-1-like: MVAITINRYILIAHHSLYDRVYRRHYIILMIAVVWLFSFGMMVPPLVGVWGRLGLDPPTFSCTILKKEGSSPKKFLFLFGFLLPMVAIIGCYSAIYYKVRQSRRNLVAHSNKGGSSSFSVQVTRKEDLRLTRMMLTIFLCFLLSFLPLMIVNVADDDVRVPSLHVLASVLAWASAVVNPFVYAVTNRQYRSAYRKLFCCLRSKPGRSSNSHSKSNSSRTFVTEFQYHASTGQVTSPVLANPSPDA, encoded by the exons ATGGTGGCCATCACCATTAACAG gtaCATACTGATCGCGCACCACAGCCTCTACGATCGGGTCTACCGCCGCCACTACATCATCCTGATGATCGCTGTCGTGTGGCTCTTCTCCTTCGGCATGATGGTCCCGCCGTTGGTAGGGGTGTGGGGCCGCCTGGGGCTCGACCCCCCGACTTTCTCCTGCACCATCCTGAAGAAGGAGGGCTCCTCGCCCAAGaagttcctcttcctcttcggcTTCCTCCTGCCCATGGTGGCCATCATCGGCTGCTACTCCGCCATATACTACAAG GTGAGACAGTCCCGCCGAAACCTGGTGGCTCACAGCAACAAGGGCGGGTCGTCCAGCTTCAGCGTCCAAGTGACCCGTAAGGAGGACCTCCGCCTCACCAGGATGATGCTGACCATCTTCCTCTGCTTCCTGCTGTCCTTCCTGCCCCTCATGATCGTCAACGTGGCCGACGATGAT GTGCGCGTGCCCTCGCTGCACGTGCTGGCGTCTGTGCTCGCCTGGGCCTCGGCCGTGGTCAACCCCTTCGTGTATGCCGTCACCAACCGCCAGTACCGCTCGGCCTACCGCAAGTTATTTTGTTGTCTTCGGAGTAAGCCAGGCCGCAGCTCCAACTCCCACTCCAAGAGCAATTCCTCTCGAACCTTTGTCACCGAATTTCAGTACCACGCCTCCACGGGCCAGGTCACCAGCCCGGTCCTCGCTAACCCTTCGCCTGACGCCTGA